A DNA window from Tissierellales bacterium contains the following coding sequences:
- a CDS encoding polysaccharide deacetylase family protein, which yields MRIYKKRFTVFVIIFSVIILFSGIKIGEVLASKMLDKPNNEELKKSEVKGVEEVKEKVKKEEKKEIEKKKEEKEKLEQKKNKEAENKKENKKNKEKMKEEKNKKESENKSGQGEKKGSAKKEKIAYLTFDDGPSRNVTPQILDILREYDVKATFFVTGIAAEDNRDIIKRAYSEGHAIGNHSYSHNYKYLYSNLNNFLIDMKKNEDILKDILGSDFEVKLARLPGGSYGEKKSPYNRAIEKKGYKSIDWNALTGDAEGHHIPKDRLVQKLKNTSKGKDEVIVLMHDLGTKQTTASALPEIIEYLKNEGYEFRVLN from the coding sequence ATGAGAATTTATAAAAAAAGGTTTACAGTTTTTGTCATAATATTCTCTGTTATTATACTATTCTCTGGCATAAAAATTGGTGAAGTATTAGCTAGTAAAATGTTGGATAAGCCTAATAATGAAGAGTTAAAAAAATCAGAAGTAAAAGGAGTAGAAGAAGTAAAAGAAAAAGTAAAAAAGGAGGAAAAAAAGGAGATAGAGAAAAAGAAAGAAGAAAAAGAAAAGCTGGAGCAAAAGAAAAACAAAGAAGCAGAAAACAAAAAAGAAAATAAAAAAAATAAAGAAAAGATGAAAGAAGAAAAAAATAAAAAAGAAAGTGAAAATAAATCTGGTCAAGGAGAAAAAAAGGGATCTGCAAAAAAAGAAAAAATTGCCTACTTAACTTTTGATGATGGGCCATCTAGAAATGTGACACCTCAAATATTGGACATTCTTAGAGAGTATGATGTGAAAGCAACATTTTTTGTTACAGGTATAGCTGCAGAAGACAATAGAGATATTATTAAAAGAGCTTATTCGGAAGGACATGCAATTGGCAATCATTCATATTCTCATAATTATAAATATCTATATAGTAATTTAAATAATTTTTTAATAGATATGAAAAAAAATGAAGATATATTAAAGGATATTTTAGGTTCGGATTTTGAAGTGAAATTAGCAAGACTGCCTGGTGGGTCCTATGGAGAAAAGAAATCACCTTATAACAGAGCCATTGAAAAGAAAGGCTATAAATCTATAGATTGGAATGCTCTAACAGGAGATGCAGAAGGTCACCATATACCTAAAGATAGATTAGTTCAGAAGTTAAAAAATACTTCTAAAGGTAAGGATGAAGTTATAGTCCTTATGCATGATTTGGGGACAAAACAAACTACAGCATCTGCTCTTCCTGAAATTATAGAGTATTTGAAAAATGAAGGTTATGAATTTCGTGTCCTCAATTAG
- a CDS encoding MarR family transcriptional regulator, producing the protein MDLEEKAELVATYIRKADRIIHRKGHELAQNYGLTIEQYHLLFYLNMLERPPTIGEIAKKYCNAQNTMSEKISRLEEKQLVERKSDSVDRRVTRVIVSPKGKKLVCTIKKERRNKSVLKALNSMSEESIDNLIINLETLYNNLSKEE; encoded by the coding sequence ATGGATTTAGAGGAAAAGGCTGAACTTGTCGCAACATATATTAGAAAAGCTGATAGGATTATTCATAGAAAAGGTCATGAACTAGCACAAAATTATGGCCTAACTATAGAGCAATATCATTTATTATTTTATTTAAATATGCTAGAAAGGCCCCCTACTATTGGAGAAATAGCTAAAAAATATTGTAATGCTCAAAATACCATGTCAGAAAAAATATCTAGATTAGAAGAAAAACAATTAGTAGAAAGAAAATCTGATTCTGTAGATAGGAGAGTTACAAGAGTTATAGTTTCGCCAAAGGGGAAAAAATTAGTATGCACTATAAAAAAAGAGAGAAGAAATAAGTCTGTTTTAAAGGCTTTAAATTCTATGAGTGAAGAAAGTATAGATAATTTAATTATCAACTTAGAAACTTTGTATAATAACTTAAGTAAGGAGGAATAA
- a CDS encoding HAMP domain-containing sensor histidine kinase, with amino-acid sequence MKSIKKRLAGNFILVIVITVLILEMFLVNAVKRYYYKNIEDMMSNQIKFSSDFYSRYFSTSSLEDIVIDDIDVFWQQTNAQVQILNLHGYVLMDSIGVNNPKRIDTIDVKKALNGGKGTWIGDVGYDTEPVMAVSYPIKSDGKNIGIIRFITSLRETNRSIKNISKIFILIGIIVIFISAIVSLFLANTIVKPLKEVTDVAEKMASGQLKVRSKKRFNDEIGKLSDTLNYMAKELLEKEQLKNDFISSISHELRTPLTSIKGWAITLKSDELNDDQLLKDGLDIIEKESDRLTLMVEDLLDFSKFISGRITLTKEEIDIKDTVNQIGKQLMPRAKANKIDFKVNCNKNIPIIIADENRIKQVLINLIDNAFKYTSEEGEVIFSADYKDGFIEIYVKDNGLGIPREELPYIKEKFYKGDNSSASSGLGLSICDEIVSLHNGQLVIESEKGIGTKVFVKLPIEEEKIV; translated from the coding sequence ATGAAAAGTATTAAAAAAAGATTAGCAGGAAATTTTATATTAGTTATAGTTATTACAGTTTTAATATTAGAAATGTTCTTAGTTAATGCAGTGAAAAGATATTATTATAAAAATATTGAAGATATGATGTCTAATCAAATAAAATTTTCTTCTGATTTTTATTCAAGATATTTTTCTACATCTTCTTTGGAAGATATAGTTATAGACGATATAGATGTTTTTTGGCAGCAAACTAATGCTCAAGTTCAAATTTTAAATTTACATGGTTATGTTTTAATGGATTCGATTGGTGTAAACAACCCTAAAAGGATAGATACAATAGATGTGAAAAAGGCTTTAAATGGAGGAAAGGGAACTTGGATAGGAGATGTAGGATATGATACAGAACCAGTTATGGCAGTATCCTATCCTATTAAATCAGATGGAAAAAACATTGGTATAATTAGATTTATTACTTCCCTAAGAGAAACTAATAGAAGTATTAAAAACATTTCAAAAATATTTATTTTAATTGGCATAATAGTTATCTTTATATCCGCAATAGTTAGCCTATTTTTAGCAAATACAATAGTTAAACCTTTGAAAGAGGTTACTGATGTAGCAGAAAAAATGGCTAGTGGACAATTAAAAGTAAGAAGTAAAAAAAGATTTAATGATGAAATAGGAAAGTTATCAGATACATTAAATTATATGGCGAAAGAATTATTGGAAAAAGAGCAGTTAAAAAATGACTTTATATCTTCTATATCTCATGAATTAAGAACACCCTTAACTTCTATTAAGGGTTGGGCAATAACATTGAAATCCGATGAGTTAAATGATGATCAATTACTCAAGGATGGATTAGACATTATAGAGAAAGAAAGTGATAGACTAACCTTAATGGTAGAAGATTTATTGGATTTTTCTAAGTTTATATCTGGGAGAATAACTTTAACTAAAGAAGAAATAGATATTAAAGATACTGTTAATCAAATAGGAAAACAGTTAATGCCAAGGGCCAAAGCTAATAAGATTGATTTTAAAGTAAATTGCAATAAAAATATACCTATTATTATAGCGGATGAAAATAGAATAAAACAAGTTTTAATTAATCTTATTGACAATGCTTTTAAATACACTTCGGAAGAGGGGGAAGTTATTTTTTCCGCAGATTATAAAGATGGGTTCATAGAAATATATGTGAAGGATAATGGCCTTGGAATACCCAGGGAAGAGCTTCCGTATATTAAAGAGAAGTTTTATAAAGGGGATAATAGTAGTGCATCTAGTGGATTAGGCTTGTCTATTTGTGATGAAATAGTAAGTCTTCACAATGGTCAATTAGTTATAGAAAGTGAAAAGGGTATAGGCACAAAAGTATTTGTAAAATTGCCTATAGAGGAGGAAAAAATAGTATGA
- a CDS encoding ABC transporter ATP-binding protein, with the protein MFKNFISYYKPHKKLFIIDMFFAFLVSALDLVFPMVSRNFIDKIIPAGRMDLLTKWTIIMFILYIIRYISQYIVDYWGHVLGTRMEADMRKDIFEHIQTLSFSYFDENRTGNIMSRIVNDLRDITELAHHGPEDLFISLVMLAGSFIILVRIEWRLTLIIFTFIPIMIWFGMSKREKMAESFRQVRVKIADVNSQLENSISGIRVAKSFTNEEYEVEKFHRGNEQFRVAREWSYKAMAEFTSGINFMSNILNLIVISLGGVFVHKQIISMGDLVAYLLYVNFFLQPIRRLTQFAQQYQDGMTGFERFYEIMKIKPDIVDKEDAIEFKDVEGGIKFDEVSFSYENGENTVLHNINLNIEQGKTVAIVGPSGAGKTTLCHLIPRFYEINEGEIFIDNINIKDVKLKSLRENIGLVQQDVFLFTGTIKENILYGSPSASDEEIIEAAKKASVHDFIMELPNGYNTFIGEKGVMLSGGQKQRISIARVFLKNPSILILDEATSSLDNETEQIIQESLDELSQGRTTLIIAHRLSTIKNADEIIVLTNKGIEEKGAHSELLEEGGIYSDLYRSQFNEEVFA; encoded by the coding sequence TTGTTTAAAAACTTTATATCTTATTACAAACCTCATAAAAAATTATTTATAATAGATATGTTTTTTGCATTTTTAGTTTCTGCACTAGATTTAGTTTTTCCTATGGTATCTAGAAATTTTATTGATAAAATAATACCTGCTGGGAGAATGGATCTTTTAACTAAATGGACTATTATCATGTTTATTTTATATATTATAAGATATATTAGCCAATATATTGTAGATTATTGGGGACATGTTCTAGGAACTAGAATGGAAGCGGACATGCGAAAGGATATATTTGAACATATACAAACATTGTCCTTTAGTTATTTCGACGAAAACAGAACAGGAAATATAATGTCTAGAATAGTTAATGATTTAAGGGATATAACAGAACTGGCCCACCATGGTCCGGAGGACTTATTCATATCTTTAGTTATGCTTGCTGGTTCATTTATTATATTAGTAAGAATTGAATGGAGATTGACACTAATAATATTTACTTTTATCCCTATTATGATTTGGTTCGGTATGTCTAAGAGAGAAAAAATGGCCGAATCCTTTAGGCAAGTAAGGGTAAAAATTGCTGATGTTAACTCTCAATTAGAAAATAGTATTTCAGGTATTAGAGTTGCAAAATCCTTTACTAATGAAGAATATGAAGTAGAAAAGTTCCATAGAGGTAATGAGCAATTTAGAGTAGCCAGAGAATGGTCTTATAAAGCTATGGCAGAATTTACTTCAGGTATTAATTTTATGTCTAATATATTAAATTTAATAGTTATAAGTTTAGGTGGAGTTTTTGTTCATAAACAAATCATATCTATGGGTGATTTAGTAGCTTATTTACTATATGTAAATTTCTTTTTACAACCTATTAGAAGATTGACCCAATTTGCCCAACAATATCAAGATGGAATGACAGGATTTGAAAGATTCTATGAAATTATGAAGATAAAACCAGATATAGTAGATAAAGAAGATGCAATAGAATTTAAAGATGTAGAAGGTGGAATTAAATTTGATGAAGTATCTTTCAGCTATGAAAATGGTGAAAATACAGTATTGCATAATATAAACCTAAATATTGAACAAGGAAAGACCGTTGCTATTGTAGGACCATCTGGTGCTGGAAAGACTACTTTATGTCATTTAATACCTAGATTTTATGAAATAAATGAAGGGGAAATTTTTATAGATAATATAAATATTAAAGATGTGAAATTAAAATCTTTAAGGGAAAATATAGGCTTAGTACAACAAGATGTATTTTTATTTACAGGCACTATAAAAGAAAATATATTATATGGAAGCCCTTCTGCTTCAGATGAAGAAATAATAGAAGCAGCAAAAAAGGCAAGTGTTCATGATTTTATTATGGAACTACCTAATGGCTATAACACATTTATTGGAGAAAAAGGTGTAATGTTATCTGGAGGACAAAAACAAAGAATTTCTATTGCAAGAGTGTTTTTAAAGAATCCATCTATTCTAATATTAGATGAGGCAACCTCTTCTTTAGATAATGAAACAGAACAAATAATACAGGAATCCTTAGATGAATTGTCTCAAGGAAGAACCACTTTAATAATAGCTCATAGATTATCCACTATTAAAAATGCAGATGAAATAATAGTGTTAACAAATAAGGGGATAGAGGAAAAAGGTGCCCATAGTGAACTATTAGAAGAAGGTGGGATCTATTCAGATTTATATCGTTCACAATTTAATGAGGAAGTTTTTGCATAA
- a CDS encoding LCP family protein, protein MKKKRNIIIISVIFAIILGIFLYGYSYLNDIKTVKITNKDEELGIKSGEDSEKDKGVINIALFGGDGRTDEEVSRSDAIMILSIDKTHKKIKLASIMRDTYVEIHGHGKTKLNHAYAHGGPELAIRTLNENFDLDIRDYAFVNFDSFEKLVNAVGGVDVDLNVAEVDEINKNISGSKINGAGSNHLNGEQALAYTRIRNIGHGDYERTERQRRVISELFEKGRTVKMSRYPELVDSLFPYVETSLSKMEIVKLGTYGITNNIKTLEQTRFPKDENSKGQYIGDIWYLVTDLEATTEDIHKFIYEE, encoded by the coding sequence ATGAAGAAAAAAAGGAATATCATAATAATATCAGTGATATTCGCCATAATACTTGGAATATTTCTATATGGCTATTCCTATTTAAATGATATTAAAACTGTAAAAATAACTAATAAGGATGAAGAATTAGGTATAAAGTCAGGTGAAGATAGTGAAAAAGATAAGGGAGTAATTAATATTGCCTTATTTGGTGGTGATGGAAGAACAGATGAAGAAGTATCCCGTTCAGATGCTATAATGATTTTAAGTATTGATAAGACTCATAAGAAAATAAAATTAGCTTCTATTATGAGAGACACATATGTTGAGATCCATGGCCATGGGAAAACAAAGCTTAATCATGCTTATGCTCATGGTGGTCCAGAATTAGCAATAAGAACATTAAATGAAAATTTTGACCTAGATATAAGAGATTACGCATTTGTAAATTTTGATAGTTTTGAAAAGCTTGTCAACGCTGTAGGCGGTGTAGATGTAGATTTAAACGTGGCTGAAGTAGATGAAATAAATAAAAATATTAGTGGTAGCAAGATTAATGGTGCTGGCTCCAACCATTTAAATGGCGAACAAGCTCTTGCCTATACTAGAATAAGAAATATAGGTCATGGGGACTATGAAAGAACTGAGAGACAAAGAAGAGTAATAAGTGAATTGTTTGAAAAAGGAAGAACTGTTAAGATGAGTAGATATCCAGAGCTTGTAGATAGTCTCTTCCCATATGTGGAGACAAGCCTTTCCAAAATGGAAATCGTAAAATTAGGTACATATGGAATAACTAATAATATTAAAACTTTAGAACAAACTAGATTTCCAAAAGATGAAAATAGTAAGGGGCAATATATAGGTGATATATGGTATCTTGTTACGGATTTAGAAGCTACAACAGAAGATATCCATAAATTTATATATGAAGAATAG
- a CDS encoding response regulator transcription factor yields the protein MSNNEGNTILVVEDEESIRKFTKINLERSGYRVLEAATGEECIETARIEKIDVVVLDIMLPGIDGYKVCKILREEFPEIGIIMLTAKSQDIDKIMGLEYGTDDYMIKPFNPLELVLRVRSLIRRMNTNKSKEEAEENIINYDPFKIDLYSRKFYKNNKEVDLTPTEYSVIKLFIESPGRAFGRDEILNLVWGYDFIGDTKIVDVNIRRIRAKIEDNSSDPQFIETVWGIGYRWRK from the coding sequence ATGTCTAATAATGAAGGTAATACAATTCTTGTTGTAGAAGACGAGGAATCTATTAGAAAGTTTACAAAAATAAACTTAGAAAGAAGTGGCTATAGAGTTTTAGAAGCAGCTACGGGAGAAGAATGTATAGAAACGGCACGAATTGAAAAGATAGATGTAGTAGTGTTAGATATAATGTTACCGGGAATAGATGGTTATAAGGTTTGTAAGATTTTAAGAGAAGAATTCCCTGAAATAGGAATAATAATGTTGACAGCCAAAAGTCAGGATATAGATAAAATAATGGGTTTGGAATATGGGACGGATGATTATATGATCAAGCCTTTTAACCCATTAGAATTAGTTTTAAGAGTTAGATCTTTAATTAGAAGGATGAATACGAATAAATCAAAAGAAGAAGCAGAAGAAAATATAATAAATTATGATCCCTTTAAAATAGATCTTTATTCTAGAAAGTTTTATAAAAATAATAAAGAAGTGGATTTAACTCCTACAGAATACTCTGTAATAAAACTTTTTATAGAAAGCCCGGGAAGAGCTTTCGGTAGAGATGAAATCCTTAATTTAGTATGGGGTTATGATTTTATAGGTGATACTAAAATTGTTGATGTAAATATTAGACGTATAAGAGCTAAAATAGAAGATAATTCTAGCGATCCACAGTTTATTGAAACAGTATGGGGAATTGGATATAGGTGGAGGAAATGA
- the tsaA gene encoding tRNA (N6-threonylcarbamoyladenosine(37)-N6)-methyltransferase TrmO, translating to MNIIMEPIGYIRSPFKEKKEIPKQSILAEDKKGIIEILPEYEEGIEDIMVGSYGIILFYFHESKKTPLKVVSHKTNKMTGVFSTRSPNRPNGIGMSIVKFTRVEKNKLGFQGVDMLDNTPILDIKPYSSKLNPE from the coding sequence GTGAATATTATAATGGAGCCTATTGGCTATATTAGATCTCCATTTAAGGAAAAGAAAGAAATACCGAAACAAAGTATTTTAGCTGAGGATAAAAAGGGAATTATTGAAATATTACCTGAATATGAAGAAGGAATTGAAGATATTATGGTAGGTAGTTATGGAATAATATTATTCTATTTCCATGAATCTAAGAAGACGCCTTTGAAGGTAGTATCTCATAAAACTAATAAAATGACTGGAGTTTTTTCTACCAGATCACCTAATAGGCCTAATGGGATAGGTATGTCTATTGTAAAATTTACAAGAGTAGAGAAAAACAAACTAGGATTTCAAGGTGTTGATATGTTAGATAATACCCCTATATTAGATATTAAGCCTTATAGTTCCAAGTTAAATCCAGAATAA